GGCGACTCTCGGACGCGACGATCACGGTCCCGACGGCGACGCGACCGAACGCGCCGCTGGGGCGGTTGCTCGATTTCCTCCGCGAGGGTGCCGAGGTCCGGACGTTCTCACACACGTTCAACGAACAGACGCTGCGGGTCGTTCGTGAGCGCGTCACCGCCGGCGACCAACGGTTCAAGGGGGTTTTCGGCCGGAGCGCGATCGACGCGCTCGCCGACGAGTCGGAACTTCGAGGGCAACTCGAGGAACTCCTCGCGGCCGAGGACGCCGAGATCAGGGTCCGCGAAGAGGGCGTCCCGATTGCAATCATGATCGTCGACGAAGTCGTCTACCTCCTCTTACGCGACGAAAACGGAGTCCTACGGGCCTCCGTCGACACCGACGACGACGCCGTGCGATCGTGGGCCGAAGACTCGCTGGACCACTACTGGCGGACTGCGACGCCCCTCGAGTCCGAGACGCTGTCCGAGTGAGGACTTGATCTCCTCAAGCGCAGTACCGATCGAGCGGCAGGGTTCTGCTCGAGACTCTATGCCGGTGCGGGCTCGAGTGCTCCCGGTTCAGCAGCGCCCGATCCGAGTTCCGGCGCGGGTCGTGCGAGCGTGGACGAGGCCGATCCGACTGTGATCGACGCGGGTTCCGGCTCCGTCTCCTCCTCTCCCGTCTGCTCGATAACGTACTCTTGGCCGACCGTCGACGCCTGCAAGCTGTCGACGGGTGCGTGGTCTTCGGTCAGCACCGGAACGTCATCGGTGTTCGGCTCGCTCAGGGACGCACTGATCTCGCCGCTCAGGTCGATCCCCAGATCCCGATTCTCGTTTCGTTCAGTGAGTTCAGCTTCGGTGAAGTCGGTGTCCGCTTTCGTCGCGACCACCTCGATGTTCTGGACCGAATCCCAGTTCGAGGTCCGATAGCTGTAGGTCGACGCAAAGGCCTCGTCGATGGTCTTGTACTGTGCGCGGTAGAAATCCGACCCGGCACCGCTGGGCGCGGAGATGACGTTCGCGAGGAACACCCCGTCGTCGGTCAGCTGCTCTTCGGCCAGCTCCATGAACTCGAGTTGCGTCAGATGGTTCGGGACCTGGTCCTTCTGGTAGGCGTCCAGAACGATCACGTCGTATTTCTTGTCGGTCTCTTGGAGGAACTGCCTGCCGTCTTCTGTGTGGACGGTCAGGTTCTCGCCCTCCTCGAGTCGGAAGTACTCCTCGGCGGTCCGGGAGACCTCGGGATCGAGTTCGGCGACGTCGACGTCGACGTCGTACGTCCGCCCGTAGTCCTTCGGCCCGGTGTACCCGCCCCCACCGA
This genomic stretch from Natrinema sp. SYSU A 869 harbors:
- a CDS encoding ArsR family transcriptional regulator, with the translated sequence MESALEEIEFLALSSNRVEVLRLLAEGRQTRTELAGATGASQATLGRILGDFEDRSWIRHDGSEYVATATGRLVAEGFTDLKEILETEGKLRNIVDFLPTHAMDFDLRRLSDATITVPTATRPNAPLGRLLDFLREGAEVRTFSHTFNEQTLRVVRERVTAGDQRFKGVFGRSAIDALADESELRGQLEELLAAEDAEIRVREEGVPIAIMIVDEVVYLLLRDENGVLRASVDTDDDAVRSWAEDSLDHYWRTATPLESETLSE